Proteins encoded by one window of Xylella fastidiosa:
- a CDS encoding phage integrase has product MRPKSSHKDLPPKMLRRTRVLKSGKVWESFYYNGRTTEGRRVEIPLGGDLNEAKRQWAELECCKAPVETEVLGFIFDRYLREVAPTKARATRYQIKSCIITLRKVFGDVNIHTVTPQQLAQYRDKRARTAPVLANRELSVFSSVWTMAREWGYTNKENQVKGIRKIKEKPRDFYADAAVWNAVYAKACEELKDAMDLAYLTGQRPADVLKMRFTDIRDGSLEVQQNKKEAANPFGG; this is encoded by the coding sequence ATGCGCCCAAAATCAAGCCACAAAGATTTACCGCCCAAGATGTTACGCCGTACCCGCGTATTAAAAAGCGGAAAAGTGTGGGAGTCGTTTTACTACAACGGGCGCACTACCGAAGGGCGGCGCGTTGAAATTCCGTTGGGTGGTGATTTAAACGAAGCAAAGCGTCAATGGGCGGAGCTGGAGTGCTGCAAGGCCCCCGTAGAAACAGAAGTACTTGGCTTTATATTTGATCGCTATTTGCGCGAAGTGGCTCCCACTAAAGCGCGTGCGACCCGGTACCAAATTAAAAGCTGCATTATCACACTACGCAAAGTATTCGGCGACGTGAATATCCATACAGTGACCCCGCAGCAGCTTGCACAGTACCGCGACAAACGCGCACGCACTGCGCCGGTACTCGCTAACCGGGAACTCAGTGTGTTTTCCAGCGTGTGGACTATGGCGCGTGAATGGGGCTACACCAATAAAGAAAACCAAGTGAAAGGGATTCGCAAAATCAAAGAAAAACCCCGTGATTTCTACGCTGATGCTGCTGTATGGAACGCCGTATATGCCAAGGCGTGTGAAGAACTCAAAGATGCAATGGATTTAGCCTATTTAACCGGCCAACGTCCTGCTGATGTCCTCAAGATGCGCTTTACGGATATTAGAGATGGCTCGCTTGAGGTACAACAAAACAAAAAAGAAGCTGCGAATCCTTTTGGAGGGTGA
- a CDS encoding energy transducer TonB — protein MYDRRIYSSPPTLPAHTFKITGIAFGIGILLFCFFWMTGRRQGTATDTRVAPVAESTQTLPPLPAPLPAKGNVAANMPKAPSDPLPENDLDTNNGAISDTLPESIPSVPNDAATPNMSAQAQMPTATTSTQNAATTAASSQPTPIPGKMPPPDYPVEAAARGDHGTVTVRILVDAEGAPSGVEMAKSSGSRDLDNAALQTVRNWRFKPARNSNDQPVPGSIEIPFEFNVGQ, from the coding sequence ATGTACGACCGCCGTATTTATTCCTCCCCTCCCACCCTCCCCGCGCATACATTCAAAATTACCGGCATCGCATTTGGTATCGGTATACTCTTATTTTGTTTTTTTTGGATGACAGGACGCAGGCAAGGCACTGCCACCGATACTCGGGTAGCACCGGTGGCCGAAAGTACGCAGACGCTTCCTCCGTTACCAGCACCGTTGCCAGCAAAAGGCAATGTTGCTGCCAATATGCCCAAGGCACCATCAGATCCGCTCCCAGAGAACGACCTGGACACAAACAACGGAGCAATCAGCGACACGCTTCCCGAATCCATCCCGTCAGTTCCCAACGACGCAGCAACGCCTAATATGTCGGCGCAAGCACAGATGCCGACCGCAACAACATCAACCCAGAACGCAGCAACAACGGCTGCCAGCAGCCAACCCACTCCTATCCCTGGAAAAATGCCACCACCTGACTATCCAGTCGAAGCGGCGGCACGTGGCGATCACGGTACCGTCACGGTGCGAATACTGGTGGATGCCGAAGGTGCTCCCAGTGGTGTGGAAATGGCTAAAAGTAGCGGCTCGCGTGACCTGGATAATGCTGCACTGCAAACGGTACGCAACTGGCGCTTCAAACCAGCGCGTAACAGCAACGATCAGCCGGTACCGGGGAGCATTGAAATCCCATTCGAGTTCAATGTCGGGCAGTAA
- the serS gene encoding serine--tRNA ligase, whose protein sequence is MLDPTLLRQQLAKLAECLLTVRGFTLDVAALEALESERKRIQVHTQELQSLRNSKSKAIGQARSKGEDVSALMAEVAAFSDDLKASEIALEEIRTELEKVALDIPNLPQQDVPLGADERDNVEQARWGVPRTFDFAIKDHVELGACHGWLDAESAAKLSGARFTVLRGPIARLHRALAQCMLDLHVSQHGYEEVNVPIIVNADSLHGTGQLPKFEEDMFSTQLGEHRRYLISTSEISLTNLVRNEIIEADRLPLRMVAHSLCFRSEAGSGGRDTRGMIRQHQFEKVELVSVCKPQDSEGEHHRMTRCAETVLEMLGLPYRKILLCTGDMGFAATKTYDLEVWLPSQGMYREISSCSNCGDFQARRMQARWRNSVTGKPELVHTLNGSGVAVGRAMIAVMENYQNADGSITVPEVLRPYMDGLSRIG, encoded by the coding sequence ATGCTCGATCCGACTCTACTCCGTCAACAACTTGCGAAACTCGCTGAATGCTTGTTGACTGTACGCGGTTTCACTCTTGATGTTGCAGCCCTTGAAGCATTGGAAAGCGAACGTAAACGTATCCAGGTGCATACCCAAGAGTTGCAATCCCTGCGTAACAGTAAATCCAAGGCGATTGGCCAAGCCAGGAGCAAGGGTGAAGATGTGTCTGCGTTAATGGCTGAGGTTGCCGCTTTTAGTGATGATTTAAAAGCCTCGGAGATAGCGTTGGAGGAAATCCGTACTGAATTAGAGAAAGTGGCCTTGGATATTCCCAATTTGCCACAGCAAGATGTGCCGTTGGGTGCCGATGAACGTGACAACGTAGAGCAGGCCCGTTGGGGAGTGCCACGTACGTTTGATTTTGCCATCAAGGATCATGTTGAATTGGGTGCGTGTCATGGTTGGTTAGATGCCGAGAGTGCTGCCAAGCTATCCGGTGCGCGTTTCACTGTATTGCGTGGCCCCATTGCACGGCTGCATCGCGCACTGGCGCAGTGCATGCTTGACTTACATGTTAGCCAGCATGGATACGAAGAAGTCAATGTCCCAATCATTGTCAATGCAGACAGCTTACATGGGACTGGTCAACTACCGAAATTTGAAGAGGACATGTTCAGTACTCAGCTCGGTGAGCATCGGCGCTATTTGATTTCGACCTCTGAAATTTCACTGACTAATTTAGTACGTAACGAGATTATTGAGGCGGATCGCCTGCCGTTGCGTATGGTTGCACACTCATTGTGTTTCCGTTCCGAGGCAGGCAGCGGTGGTCGTGATACGCGTGGCATGATTCGTCAGCACCAGTTTGAGAAGGTCGAATTGGTCAGCGTATGTAAACCGCAAGACAGTGAAGGTGAGCACCATCGTATGACTCGCTGCGCAGAGACAGTGTTGGAAATGCTGGGACTGCCCTACCGCAAGATCCTGCTGTGTACCGGTGATATGGGATTTGCTGCGACCAAAACCTACGACTTGGAAGTTTGGCTGCCGTCGCAGGGAATGTATCGCGAGATTTCATCGTGTTCCAACTGCGGTGATTTCCAAGCCAGACGCATGCAAGCCCGTTGGCGCAATTCTGTCACCGGCAAACCGGAATTGGTACACACACTCAACGGTTCTGGTGTCGCTGTTGGCCGTGCGATGATTGCGGTGATGGAGAACTATCAGAATGCTGATGGTTCGATTACGGTGCCGGAGGTGTTGCGTCCTTACATGGATGGTTTGAGTCGGATTGGTTGA